GTAGAGCAGGGCGTCGCCGATGGCGCGGGCGTGCTTGACGTCGCCACCGGCCAGCAGCGCGATGACCGTCAGCGCGTTGTCGTAGACGAAGGCGATGTCGGTGAGGCCGGACGCGTCCTGGTAGCTCTGCGCCAGCCGGGGCCCGGTCGTGCGGTAGGCGTCGGTGACGCCGCCGAGGAAGGCCAGGGCGCTGCGGACGGAGCCGGCGTGGCGGCCGCGCAGAGCGCTCGTCCGCTCGTCGGCGGACGCGGTCAGGGCTCCGGCCCCGGCCAGCGGGGCGGCGAGGCCGAAGGCGGCCCCCGCTCCCAGGAAGGTGCGGCGACGGACTCCAGCGGGACGGTCGGGACTCATGTCTCTCCTTCGAGAACAGGGGTGTGGGAGCGCTCTCAGAAAGTACCGCCGGTGTCAACGCCGGGCCGGGAGGGCATGCTCGGGGCGTGGCGGTGTCGGAGCGGCGAGCGGGTCGGGTGCTGGCGGTGCACGGCGGCGCGGTGCTGCTGCTGCGCGGCAGCGACCCGGCGCGACCCGAGGACGGGACCTGGTGGTTCACCGTCGGCGGCGGCTGCGAGGGCGGCGAGAGCACGGCCGAGGCCGCGCGTCGTGAGGCGTTCGAGGAGGCAGGCCTGGTGCTGCCCGACGACCTCGGGCCCGTGGTGCTGCACCGGGTCGCGGAGTTCTCGTTCGAGGGCCAGGACTACCGGCAGACCGAGGACTTCTACTTCTGCCGGGTCGACTCGGACGCGGTCGTCACGACGGGCTGGACGGAGCTGGAGCGCCGCTCGATGACCGAGCACCGCTGGTGGAGCGCCGCGGAGCTGGCCGGCACCGCCGACGTCGTGCACCCCGAGCAGCTCGCCGGGCTGCTCGCGACCCTGCTCGCGGCGGAGCGCCCCAGGCCCGGACCAGCGGCGGGAGCATGATCAGCACCCGCGCGTCCTCGGTCGACCGGGTGGTCAGCACCGGCGGTCCCGGCCGCCACCGCGTCTGACCGCCCGGCTGGGAGGATGGCCCGGTGCGCATCGCGACCTGGAACGTGAACTCCGTCGGCGCCCGGCTGCCCCGGCTCCTGGACTGGCTCGAGACCCGGCAGCCCGACGTGGCTGCCCTGCAGGAGACCAAGTGCGCCGACGCGGGCTTCCCGTTCGCCGAGGTCGAGGCGCTGGGGTACCAGGCCATGCACGTCGGCGACGGCCGCTGGAACGGCGTGGCCATCCTGTCGAAGGTCGGGCTGACCCCGGTGGCCGACGCCCTCCCCGGCATGACCGAGCCGCGCTACGCCACGGCCGACTGCGGCGGGCTGCGGGTGACCAGCGTCTACGTCCCCAACGGCCGTGCGGTCGACGACGCGCAGTACCCCTACAAGCTCGCGTGGTTCGCCGCGCTCCGCGCGACCCTCGACGACCTGGACCCGGCCGCGCCGCAGGTGATCATGGGCGACTTCAACGTCGCCCGCACCGACGCCGACCTCTGGGACCCGGCCCTGTTCGTCGGGTCGACCCACGTCACGCCGCAGGAGCGCGCGGCGATGGACGCCCTGGTCGACTGGGGCCTCACCGACGTCGTGGCCCGGCCGGGGAAGAACGACCGGCCCTACACCTACTGGGACTACCGGGCCGGCCGCTTCCACCAGGACCAGGGCATGCGGATCGACTACGTGCTGGCCAGCGCCGGCGTCGCCGTCGACGACGCCTACGTCGACCGGGAGGCCCGCAAGGGCAAGCTGCCCTCCGACCACGCCCCGGTCGTCGCCGACGTCAGCCTGACGACCGCCTGACCTCCGCCTCCGGGTTCAGGCCCGGCGCCGACCGCGGCCCAGCAGCAGGACGCCCGCGACCGCCAGGGCGAGGGCGCCGGCCGGCCCGACGAGACCGCCGGCCGGCCCGCCCGTGTCGGCCAGTCCGGGACCGGTGCCCGGAGCGCTGACCGGGTCGGCCCCGCCGCCGGTGCCGGCGCAGTCCTGGGCGACGGTGACGTCGGCCCGGCCGGCGGACTCGGTGATGCCCGCCGGGTCGCTGGCGTCGGCGACCCAGCGGAAGGTGTCCTGGGCCCACGGCACGCGCTGGGAGGCGCCCGGGGCGAGGGTGGTGTGACCGGTGCTGCTGGTCTGGTCGGGGGCGCCGGAGAAGACCTCGACCTCGGGATTCCGGGCGGGGTTCGTCAGCACCACGACGCCGCAGCCGACCTCGACGTCGAGGCAGTCCAGCACCGTCAGGTCGAAGCTCTCGTACGGCAGCTGGGCCCCGTCGAAGGTGAGCGCGTAGGTGTAGGTGCCGCGGCCGGGCAGCCGCTCGGCGACGGAGGTGTTGCTGCCGTCGGCGGACTCGACGCTGCGCCGGGCGACGGCCCGGCCGTCGGCGTCGGTGATGACGTAGGCGTAGTCCTCCTGGGCGCCGAGCTCCACGTCGAGCTCCAGCCGCGCGGTGCCCCCGCCGGTCACGCAGCCGACCTGGCCGGTGGTGGCCCGGTTCGCGCCGCAGCCCTGCCCGACGTCGAGGACCCCGTCCCCGACGAGGGCGACCGGCTCGTCCTCGTCCTCCTCGTCGTCGTCCTCCTCGTCGGTCAGGCCCTGGCCGGAGAAGGCAGCCCACTGGAGCTCGGCGTAGGCCACCCGGACGGTGCGGCTGGAGCCGGGGGTGAGGAACAGGACGTTGTCGACGGCGTCCTCCTCCTCCGCCCCGGTGGGGCCGTGGACGACGCCGATCGCCGGGTTCCCGGCCGGGTTGGTGAAGGTGGTGCCGGTGCAGTCCGTGGTCGGCGTGAGGCAGCTGGCGACGGGGACGTCGGCCTCGGTGCTGGGCTCGGTCGCGCCGTCGACGTAGGTGGTGAGCAGGTAGCGGCCGGCGGCGAGCGAGTCGACGTCGGCCCCCAGCTCGGAGTCGAGGTCCAGCGGGCCCTCCGCGATCACGTCGCCGTCGAGGGTCAGCCGGAAGGTGAGGGAACCGTCGAAGCCGTCCCCGCGCGGCGCCGCCACGAGGTTGGCCGACCCGGGCTCGTCCGCCGTCGCGCACGCGGAGACCACGCTGACCTCGTAGCGCGGGTCCACGAGGATCGCGGCCGCCGGGGCCACCCGGGACAGCCGGTGCCCGTCGGCCGCGCGGCGGAGCAGGACCGGCACCTCCGGCGCGGGAGCGGTGGGGACCGCCGTCGTCCGCTGCGCGGTGGGTGACGCCGAGGGGCTCGCCGCACGCGGGCCGGCGGCCGGCGTCGGCGTGGCGCTGGCGCTCGCGGCGGCGGCGGCCGCCGGGGTGGACCCAGGCGTCGGGGTGGCCACGGGCGTCGGGTCCGAGGTGGCCGCGGGCGTCGAGGACGCGCTCGGGCCGGGCGTCGGCGTCGCGGTCGGGGCGGCCGCGGCCGTGACCGGGCCCAGCGCCGTGGCCAGGGTGAGCAGCGCGACGGCCAGCGCCCCGGCGGGGGCGCGGCGGAGCGTCGGGCGGGAGCGGGGCGGGCGCATGGGGGAGCTTCCGGTTCGGCGGACCGCGGCGGGGGGACGCGGGCGAGCACGAGCGCGCTCATCCAAGCAGGGGCGGACCACGGTCACAACCACCGCCGGGATCGGGGCGGGTCCGCGGCGCCCGCGTACGGCAGACTGGGCGGGTGATCGAGTACCGCACCCCCGCCGAGATCGAGCAGATGCGACCCGCGGGCCGTTTCGTCGCCGAGGTGCTGACGGCCCTCCGCGAGCGCGCCGACGTCGGGGTGAACCTGCTGGAGCTCGACGAGCTGGCCCACCAGATGATCACCGACCGTGGTGCCGTCAGCTGCTACATCGACTACCACCCCTCGTTCGGCGCCAGCCCGTTCGGGAAGGTGCTGTGCACCTCGGTGAACGACGCCGTGCTGCACGGACTGCCGCACGACTACGTGCTCGCCGACGGCGACCTGGTCAGCCTCGACTTCGCCGTCGCCGTCGACGGCTGGGTCTCCGACTCCGCGATCACCGTGGCGGTGGGCGTCCCGCGCGTGCAGGACCTCAAGCTGATCGCCACCACCGAGGCCGCGCTCGTCGCGGGCATCGAGGCCGCGCAGCCGGGCGCGAAGATCGGCGACATCTCCTTCGCGATCGCCCGAGTGGCCTCGCACGCCGGCTACAAGATCAACACCGACTTCGGCGGCCACGGCGTCGGCCGCACCATGCACGGCGACCCGCACGTCCCCAACGACGGCCGCCGCGGGCGGGGCCTGCCGCTGAAGCCTGGCCTGGTGATCGCCATCGAGCCCTGGTTCCTCGAGACGACCGACAAGATCTACACCGACGCCGACGGCTGGACCCTGCGCAGCCGGGACGGCTCGCGCGGGGCGCACTCCGAGCACACCATCGCCATCACCCCGGACGGGCCCCTCGTCCTGACGGCCCCCTGACCGCGACGCGCCCGGGCCCTGCCGCCGGGCCGGGCCGCGTGCTCGGCGTCGACGGCTGCCCGGACGGCTGGGTGGCGGTCGCGCCGGACCCCGACCGGGCCCGGGTCTACAGCGCGGCCAGCCTCGCCGCCGTCATCGCGCAGGCGGAGCAGGACGGCCCGGTCGTCGGCGTCGGCGTCGACATCCCGATCGGCCTGCCGGAGCGCGGTCCGCGGCAGGCGGACCTGCTGGCCCGCGACCGGCTGGGCCCGCGGCGCTCCTCGCTGTTCCTCACCCCGGTCCGCGCCGCGCTCGAGCTGGGGGACTACGCGGCCGCTGTCGCCGTGCAGCGGGCGGTGACCGGGCAGGGCTTCTCCCGTCAGGCGTTCGGCCTGCGCGCCAAGGTCCTCGAGGTCGACCGCCTCCTCCGGGCCGGCGGGCGGCCGCTGCACGAGGTGCACCCCGAGCTCGCGTTCGCCACGCTGGCGGGCGCACCGCTCGCGACCGGCAAGAAGACCTGGGCCGGCGCCGTCGAGCGCCGGCGGCTGCTGGCCGCCGCGGGCATCGTCCTCGAGGGCGACCTGGGGCCGGCGCCCGGCCGGGCGGGCGTCGACGACGTCCTCGACGCGGGCGCCGCGGCCTGGACCG
The window above is part of the Friedmanniella luteola genome. Proteins encoded here:
- a CDS encoding DUF429 domain-containing protein; amino-acid sequence: MLGVDGCPDGWVAVAPDPDRARVYSAASLAAVIAQAEQDGPVVGVGVDIPIGLPERGPRQADLLARDRLGPRRSSLFLTPVRAALELGDYAAAVAVQRAVTGQGFSRQAFGLRAKVLEVDRLLRAGGRPLHEVHPELAFATLAGAPLATGKKTWAGAVERRRLLAAAGIVLEGDLGPAPGRAGVDDVLDAGAAAWTALRIRDGRAASLPDPPEPLPYGLTGAIWV
- a CDS encoding NUDIX hydrolase, producing the protein MAVSERRAGRVLAVHGGAVLLLRGSDPARPEDGTWWFTVGGGCEGGESTAEAARREAFEEAGLVLPDDLGPVVLHRVAEFSFEGQDYRQTEDFYFCRVDSDAVVTTGWTELERRSMTEHRWWSAAELAGTADVVHPEQLAGLLATLLAAERPRPGPAAGA
- a CDS encoding exodeoxyribonuclease III, which translates into the protein MRIATWNVNSVGARLPRLLDWLETRQPDVAALQETKCADAGFPFAEVEALGYQAMHVGDGRWNGVAILSKVGLTPVADALPGMTEPRYATADCGGLRVTSVYVPNGRAVDDAQYPYKLAWFAALRATLDDLDPAAPQVIMGDFNVARTDADLWDPALFVGSTHVTPQERAAMDALVDWGLTDVVARPGKNDRPYTYWDYRAGRFHQDQGMRIDYVLASAGVAVDDAYVDREARKGKLPSDHAPVVADVSLTTA
- the map gene encoding type I methionyl aminopeptidase encodes the protein MIEYRTPAEIEQMRPAGRFVAEVLTALRERADVGVNLLELDELAHQMITDRGAVSCYIDYHPSFGASPFGKVLCTSVNDAVLHGLPHDYVLADGDLVSLDFAVAVDGWVSDSAITVAVGVPRVQDLKLIATTEAALVAGIEAAQPGAKIGDISFAIARVASHAGYKINTDFGGHGVGRTMHGDPHVPNDGRRGRGLPLKPGLVIAIEPWFLETTDKIYTDADGWTLRSRDGSRGAHSEHTIAITPDGPLVLTAP